A region of Pseudomonadota bacterium DNA encodes the following proteins:
- a CDS encoding HAMP domain-containing protein, translating into MRIHTRIALGISLLGLLAAGGSLYAWLAVDEAAHAVVTLTEGSPAAITSGPPGRVERESLAHLRALQARAARYAGVTCMIAALLWLAGVRTVLSPLRRLFGVARRVSEGDRLARAALTGVYEIDELGRGLNRMLDILEEKAAEQAFVLASLQRNARETQRQLRLAQTVQKSMVWRAPEAPGLALFAHLQAARMIGGDFYDVQCLPEPQPGAALIVGDVSGSGIPAALVMILSMALAREAMRHAPDPSNALERVNRSLREHFSVEMSETFVTAAIVEIRPATGKLRVACAGNEPPMLWRRRSGAIESVGRPGFFLGPFDSPTYPLVESTVEPGDRVLLFSDGLTESRSPSGELFGRERLEEVVGDAGRFDVEGLGRRILDALGAFSQTPVPRDDVALLIAEVMPTAHPTKSQSTREMANGRK; encoded by the coding sequence ATGCGCATCCACACCCGAATCGCCCTCGGCATCTCGTTGCTCGGCCTGCTCGCCGCGGGCGGTTCCCTCTACGCGTGGCTTGCGGTGGACGAAGCTGCCCACGCGGTGGTGACCCTCACCGAGGGCAGCCCCGCCGCCATCACCAGCGGTCCTCCTGGGCGCGTCGAGAGGGAGAGCCTTGCCCACCTGCGCGCCCTGCAGGCCCGAGCCGCGCGCTACGCGGGAGTCACCTGCATGATCGCGGCGCTGCTCTGGCTTGCGGGGGTGCGAACCGTTCTCTCGCCGCTGCGACGCCTGTTCGGGGTAGCCCGCCGGGTGAGCGAAGGCGACCGCCTGGCACGAGCCGCGCTGACCGGTGTATACGAGATCGACGAGCTGGGACGCGGACTGAACCGGATGCTCGACATCCTCGAAGAGAAGGCAGCGGAGCAGGCATTCGTGCTGGCCTCGCTCCAGCGCAACGCGCGCGAGACCCAGCGACAGCTCCGCCTCGCCCAGACGGTTCAGAAGAGCATGGTCTGGCGCGCGCCGGAAGCGCCTGGGCTGGCTCTCTTCGCCCATCTGCAGGCCGCGCGCATGATCGGCGGAGACTTCTACGACGTCCAGTGCCTGCCAGAGCCGCAGCCTGGCGCTGCGCTCATCGTGGGAGACGTATCGGGAAGCGGCATACCGGCGGCGCTGGTGATGATTCTTTCGATGGCACTCGCGCGCGAAGCGATGCGACATGCTCCAGACCCGTCAAACGCCCTGGAGCGGGTGAACCGCAGCCTGCGGGAGCACTTCTCCGTTGAGATGTCCGAGACGTTCGTCACGGCGGCGATCGTCGAGATCCGTCCGGCAACAGGCAAGCTGCGGGTCGCGTGCGCAGGGAACGAGCCCCCGATGCTCTGGCGCCGGCGCTCCGGAGCCATTGAATCTGTGGGCCGCCCCGGATTCTTTCTCGGCCCGTTCGACAGCCCCACCTACCCCCTGGTGGAGAGCACCGTCGAGCCGGGAGACCGCGTGCTGCTCTTCAGCGACGGGCTGACCGAGAGCCGCTCCCCCAGCGGAGAGCTGTTCGGACGAGAGCGCCTGGAGGAGGTGGTGGGGGACGCGGGCCGCTTCGACGTCGAGGGGCTCGGACGGAGGATTCTCGACGCGCTCGGGGCGTTCAGCCAGACCCCCGTTCCAAGAGACGACGTGGCGCTTCTCATCGCCGAGGTGATGCCCACGGCACACCCCACGAAGTCGCAGTCGACACGCGAGATGGCGAACGGTCGTAAGTAA